In Allomuricauda ruestringensis DSM 13258, the following proteins share a genomic window:
- a CDS encoding FecR family protein, with protein sequence MNQTKVDKLLLKLVENRISEAESKELLDWLKSEENLDYFNEFVEINHYINAKKSFRRKDELFDQIKNTRSKRNYNKVLKYAAVIVGLAVATFVFKDKIITLEEPSTPVAPTIVNNEIQPGKNTAVLTLEDGDSVALGKGADYKTQNLSAKEDQIVYSPKENSIKAVEYNYLTVPRGGQFSLTLSDGTVVWLNSESKLKYPVNFVEGKSRAVYLVYGEAYFDVSSSTEHQGMDFKVYHKKQEIQVLGTQFNIKAYKDELDVLTTLVEGKVSVKHEGQTLEIEPGEQSRLNTKTGAIAVSDIDVFSETSWKRGVFSFKKKPLRDIMRTLSRWYDMEVVFENKSLENKKFKGVLRKNQSIEDVLSVIMSSSLDSYEIKNKTVILK encoded by the coding sequence ATGAATCAAACTAAGGTTGATAAATTACTTCTAAAATTAGTTGAAAATAGAATTTCCGAGGCGGAGTCCAAAGAATTGTTGGATTGGTTAAAGTCTGAGGAAAATCTTGATTATTTCAATGAATTTGTTGAAATCAACCATTATATAAATGCTAAAAAATCATTTAGGCGTAAAGATGAACTGTTTGATCAGATCAAGAATACAAGAAGTAAGCGCAATTACAATAAGGTATTAAAATATGCGGCCGTGATTGTTGGTTTGGCTGTGGCAACATTTGTTTTTAAGGACAAGATAATAACTTTGGAGGAACCCTCCACTCCTGTTGCCCCAACTATTGTAAACAATGAAATACAACCGGGTAAAAACACTGCTGTTCTTACTTTGGAAGATGGAGATAGTGTTGCCCTGGGCAAAGGGGCTGATTACAAAACACAGAATCTAAGCGCTAAAGAAGACCAGATAGTCTACTCCCCTAAAGAAAACAGCATAAAAGCAGTTGAATACAATTATCTAACTGTTCCAAGAGGAGGGCAATTTTCACTTACACTCTCGGATGGAACCGTTGTTTGGTTGAACTCTGAATCCAAATTAAAGTACCCGGTCAATTTCGTGGAAGGAAAGAGCCGAGCGGTTTATTTGGTTTATGGAGAGGCCTATTTTGATGTTTCATCGAGTACAGAACACCAAGGAATGGATTTTAAAGTGTACCATAAAAAACAGGAAATACAAGTTTTAGGGACACAATTCAACATAAAGGCTTATAAGGACGAGCTGGACGTGCTTACCACCTTGGTGGAAGGGAAAGTATCGGTAAAACATGAGGGGCAAACCTTGGAAATTGAGCCTGGAGAGCAATCGAGGCTCAATACAAAAACTGGAGCTATTGCCGTATCGGATATAGATGTTTTTTCCGAGACATCTTGGAAAAGGGGTGTTTTTAGCTTCAAGAAAAAACCATTGAGGGATATAATGCGAACCCTCTCCAGATGGTATGATATGGAAGTGGTTTTTGAAAATAAGTCCTTGGAAAACAAAAAGTTCAAAGGGGTATTGAGAAAAAATCAAAGTATTGAAGATGTGTTGTCCGTAATCATGTCCAGCTCTTTGGATAGCTATGAAATAAAGAACAAAACCGTCATACTAAAATAA
- a CDS encoding RNA polymerase sigma factor — protein MKHKNEIFIINSLKSGDKKIFERLYSDYYQKLCVFLLNHCQNRAIIEDVVQDVFLNLWMKRKDIHIKTSLNAFLYRAAYNRLMDKYRHLKLKNNMLSSYYHTAVMLAADVDSETSKKRAKLLENCMEELPERCKEVFHGSKIQGLNYKELSERFQISIKTVEGHISRAYRILKECMQLEKFK, from the coding sequence TTGAAGCATAAAAATGAAATATTCATAATAAATTCCTTAAAAAGCGGAGATAAAAAAATCTTTGAGCGCCTCTATTCGGATTACTACCAGAAACTATGTGTTTTCCTGCTCAACCATTGTCAAAATCGAGCAATTATTGAAGATGTAGTGCAAGATGTGTTCTTAAATCTTTGGATGAAACGTAAGGACATTCACATAAAAACATCCTTAAATGCATTTTTGTACAGGGCAGCATATAATAGATTAATGGACAAATACAGACACTTGAAACTCAAGAACAACATGCTATCCTCTTACTACCATACTGCCGTAATGCTTGCTGCCGATGTCGACTCTGAAACATCCAAAAAAAGGGCAAAACTGTTGGAGAATTGTATGGAGGAACTGCCAGAAAGATGCAAAGAAGTTTTTCATGGAAGTAAAATTCAAGGCTTGAACTACAAAGAACTTTCAGAACGGTTCCAAATCTCCATAAAAACGGTCGAAGGGCATATATCCAGAGCATATAGAATCTTAAAGGAGTGCATGCAATTGGAAAAATTTAAATAA
- a CDS encoding DJ-1/PfpI family protein, whose translation MKKILFLTGDFAEDYETMVPFQMLLMVGYEVHAVCPDKKKGDTIKTAIHDFEGDQTYTEKPGHNFALNYSFSDVDPSDYAGLVIAGGRAPEYLRLNQKVLDITKHFFDENKPVAAVCHGIQILTAAGVVKGRKLTAYPAVGPEVTIAGGEYQDIPVDGAYVDGNLVTSPAWPAHPAFIREFLKVMGAKISI comes from the coding sequence ATGAAAAAAATTCTTTTCCTAACAGGCGATTTTGCTGAAGACTATGAAACTATGGTCCCTTTTCAAATGCTCTTGATGGTGGGCTACGAAGTACATGCCGTATGCCCCGACAAGAAAAAGGGCGACACCATTAAAACCGCCATCCACGATTTTGAAGGCGACCAGACCTATACCGAAAAACCTGGTCATAATTTTGCACTCAACTACAGTTTTTCTGATGTTGACCCATCGGATTATGCCGGATTGGTCATTGCAGGTGGCCGTGCTCCAGAGTATCTTCGCTTGAACCAGAAAGTATTGGACATCACAAAGCACTTTTTTGATGAAAACAAACCTGTAGCCGCTGTTTGCCATGGCATACAAATACTTACCGCAGCAGGAGTGGTTAAAGGTCGAAAACTTACCGCCTACCCAGCAGTCGGTCCAGAAGTAACCATTGCAGGCGGCGAATACCAAGATATTCCAGTTGACGGAGCTTATGTGGACGGTAACTTGGTAACTTCCCCTGCATGGCCTGCGCACCCAGCCTTTATTCGTGAATTTTTAAAGGTAATGGGGGCTAAAATCTCAATCTAA
- a CDS encoding TonB-dependent receptor, producing MKNKMLTYLLLSLGFTVMAQEKHTLRGTVKDNENGETLIGASVYLQGTEYGTITNEYGFYSLTAPAGTYTLSITYIGYGETTQQITLNSDRTVDLELSPNATALDEIVVSADDIEKINLKTPQMGVAQLKTQTIKEIPAVLGEVDVIKSIQMLPGVSNNGEGSTGFHVRGGAADQNLVLLDEAIIYNTSHFFGFFSVFNADAIKDVKLYKGDIPAEFGGRVSSVLDVRQKDGNSKNFALSGGIGIVSSRLTAETPIFKNKGSILVAGRTSYAHLFMKFIDDLKDDKLAFYDLNLKANYEINQNNRIYLSGYFGRDEFILANLITNNYGNATGNLRWNHIFNDRLFANLSLIYSQYDYRIVLDFIGLDWVADIENYNLKYGLNYYVNNKFKLNFGISSILYDLNPGEVTPSNETSSINYLKLDQKRALESAVYIGAENEVTDKLTVQYGLRLSHFSRLGGQSINQYANDLPVVYNEELGIYEAGEVVGETSYGKNESIKTYAQLEPRLTLSYQLNDISSVKAGYTRSAQYLHLLSNTTAVTPLDVWTPSGTFIKPQLSNQYSMGYYRTFNDQKYSLEIEAYYKNIDNRIDYIDGSNLIGNNTIETEILNGEARSYGMELLLRKNTGKLTGWLGYTLSKSEQLTTGGRAGGLGINDGNWYNAPYDRTHDISLTATYKFNEKWKFSSNFVFQTGRPVTYPNGQYEYEDLSIASYSNRNADRLPAYHRLDVSAIYTPNRRPDKKWKGEWVFGIYNAYNRRNAASISFGQNWQTGQNEATRTAIFGIMPAISYNFKF from the coding sequence ATGAAGAACAAAATGCTAACCTACTTACTCCTCTCGCTTGGTTTTACGGTTATGGCACAGGAAAAACACACCCTCCGCGGCACCGTAAAAGACAACGAGAATGGAGAAACGCTTATTGGAGCCTCCGTTTATTTGCAGGGTACGGAATACGGGACTATAACCAACGAATACGGATTTTACTCACTCACCGCTCCAGCAGGCACCTACACCTTGTCCATTACTTATATTGGCTATGGGGAAACCACGCAACAAATCACATTAAATAGTGACCGAACTGTAGATTTGGAACTCTCCCCAAATGCAACCGCCTTGGATGAGATTGTTGTGTCGGCTGACGATATCGAAAAAATAAACCTGAAAACACCCCAAATGGGCGTGGCCCAACTAAAAACCCAGACCATTAAGGAAATACCTGCCGTATTGGGCGAGGTGGATGTGATCAAATCCATACAAATGCTTCCCGGCGTGTCCAATAACGGCGAAGGCAGTACAGGTTTCCATGTTCGGGGCGGAGCTGCTGATCAAAATTTGGTGCTGTTGGATGAGGCTATTATCTACAACACTTCCCACTTTTTTGGTTTTTTCTCGGTGTTCAATGCAGATGCCATCAAAGATGTAAAACTGTACAAGGGTGATATTCCTGCCGAATTTGGTGGTAGGGTCTCTTCTGTGCTGGATGTGCGCCAAAAAGACGGTAACAGTAAAAACTTTGCCCTTAGTGGTGGTATTGGCATAGTTTCGAGCAGGTTAACGGCAGAAACGCCAATTTTCAAGAATAAAGGATCGATTCTTGTTGCGGGAAGAACATCTTACGCGCACTTATTTATGAAGTTTATAGATGATTTGAAAGATGATAAACTAGCCTTTTACGATCTTAACCTTAAAGCCAATTACGAAATCAATCAAAACAACAGAATCTATCTTTCGGGATACTTTGGAAGGGATGAATTTATTTTGGCCAACCTAATAACAAACAACTATGGGAACGCGACCGGAAATCTTAGATGGAACCATATTTTCAATGATCGACTCTTTGCCAACCTCTCCCTGATCTACAGCCAATATGATTATAGGATAGTTTTGGATTTTATTGGTCTGGATTGGGTCGCCGATATCGAAAATTACAACCTAAAATATGGACTTAACTACTATGTAAACAACAAGTTCAAGCTCAACTTTGGAATCAGCAGTATTCTCTACGATCTAAACCCTGGCGAAGTAACACCCTCCAACGAGACTTCATCCATCAACTATTTAAAGTTAGATCAAAAAAGGGCGTTGGAATCTGCCGTGTACATTGGTGCCGAAAACGAAGTTACCGACAAACTTACCGTACAATACGGCCTGCGACTCAGTCATTTTTCAAGGCTAGGCGGTCAAAGCATCAATCAATATGCAAACGACCTGCCCGTGGTCTATAATGAGGAGCTCGGCATTTACGAAGCTGGCGAAGTGGTCGGGGAAACATCTTACGGTAAAAACGAGAGCATTAAAACCTATGCGCAGCTCGAACCCCGTTTGACACTCTCCTATCAACTTAACGATATTTCATCCGTAAAAGCTGGTTATACCCGATCTGCACAATACCTTCACCTATTGTCCAATACAACTGCAGTAACCCCTTTGGATGTTTGGACACCAAGTGGCACTTTTATAAAACCACAACTGTCCAACCAATACTCGATGGGCTATTACAGGACTTTTAACGACCAAAAGTACAGTCTTGAAATAGAAGCGTATTACAAAAACATTGACAATCGTATTGACTATATCGATGGCTCCAATCTGATTGGAAACAATACCATTGAAACTGAAATCCTTAACGGTGAGGCCCGTTCCTACGGAATGGAGCTGTTGTTGCGAAAAAACACGGGCAAACTAACAGGTTGGTTGGGTTACACCTTATCCAAATCCGAGCAGCTCACTACAGGTGGACGTGCAGGTGGTTTGGGCATCAACGACGGGAATTGGTACAACGCCCCCTATGATCGTACCCACGATATTTCCTTGACCGCAACCTATAAATTCAATGAAAAGTGGAAATTCAGTTCCAATTTTGTGTTCCAAACAGGGCGTCCCGTTACCTACCCCAACGGGCAATATGAATATGAAGACTTGTCCATAGCAAGCTATTCCAATAGAAATGCAGACAGATTGCCCGCCTATCACCGATTGGATGTGTCGGCCATATACACGCCCAACAGAAGACCCGATAAAAAATGGAAAGGTGAATGGGTTTTTGGTATTTACAACGCCTACAACCGCAGAAATGCTGCATCCATTTCCTTTGGACAAAATTGGCAAACAGGTCAAAATGAAGCAACCCGAACCGCCATTTTCGGAATAATGCCAGCGATTTCCTATAACTTCAAATTTTAA